Proteins encoded by one window of Cloeon dipterum chromosome 2, ieCloDipt1.1, whole genome shotgun sequence:
- the LOC135937868 gene encoding RCC1 and BTB domain-containing protein 1-like: protein MRCTVFRTMFLGNWKESNESEQIIDHHSYDVFFAFLKYFYTNEVDLQPDLALELFALAHFYQMTDLQNECLKIIKRGVTVENAASIYDKAVLLAAEELKEFVFKFCMEHMTAVVNTDGFKLLKDDVVKDFFLHAAQQGAFKK, encoded by the exons ATGCGTTGCACCGTCTTCAGGACGATGTTCCTGGGCAATTGGAAAGAGAGCAACGAAag cgAGCAAATCATCGACCATCACAGCTACGATGtatttttcgcctttttgaAATACTTCTACACCAACGAGGTTGATTTGCAGCCAGATTTGGCTCTAG agCTATTCGCGTTGGCCCACTTCTATCAAATGACTGATCTGCAAAACGAGTgcctgaaaattatcaaaagagGCGTGACCGTGGAAAACGCTGCATCGATTTACGATAAAGCAGTTCTACTTGCTGCCGAG gAACTCAAGGAGTTCGTTTTCAAGTTCTGCATGGAGCACATGACTGCGGTTGTGAACACTGATGGCTTCAAGCTCTTGAAGGATGATGTCGTGAaagattttttccttcatgCTGCGCAGCAAGGagcgtttaaaaaatga
- the LOC135935754 gene encoding RCC1 and BTB domain-containing protein 1-like → MGDAVKCDGAIYVTKDDQVFGFGENGTGFLGTGDTEPRTEHTKIEQLCGQNIQELEFSNYTFFAISATGSVYAWGRNGNGQLGLGTKQDTLFPTKIEGILATKRVVQVACSDYHTLVLTSDREVFSFGRNYFGQLGLGHSDDQILPMKLDFPAAGRVVTTIACLIYSSVALLDSGEVLAWGENEDGILGHNGDVEEQNIPRKVPGLEGITITKIVCGTNHALALSNDGKVYSWGWNKYGQLGNGTVKNSHEPTLISGIVCRYIKKDKHQ, encoded by the exons atgggggacGCAGTCAAGT GCGATGGCGCAATTTACGTGACGAAAGATGACCAAGTTTTCGGCTTTGGGGAAAACGGAACAGGATTTCTTGGTACTGGCGACACGGAACCACGCACAGAGCACacgaaaattgaacaattgtGCGGACAAAACATTCAAG AATTGGAATTCTCAAATTATACGTTTTTTGCGATTTCTGCTACCGGCTCAGTTTACGCCTGGGGAAGAAATGGTAATGGTCAGCTTGGACTGGGTACGAAACAAGACACCCTGTTCCCGACCAAAATAGAAGGAATTTTGGCAACAAAAAGAGTTGTGCAAGTCGCCTGCAGCGATTACCATACTCTGGTTTTAACATCAGATAGAGag GTCTTCTCCTTTGGCCGTAACTATTTCGGGCAGTTGGGACTGGGACACAGCGATGACCAAATTCTTCCAATGAAATTGGACTTTCCTGCGGCTGGGAGAGTTGTGACAACCATCGCATGTCTAATTTACTCATCTGTAGCACTTCTAGACTCAGGagag gtACTTGCTTGGGGGGAAAATGAAGATGGCATTCTGGGCCATAATGGAGACGTGGAGGAGCAAAACATTCCTCGCAAAGTGCCCGGATTGGAAGGCAtcacaattacaaaaattgtttgtggcACAAATCATGCCTTGGCCTTATCCAACGATGGAAAAGTCTATTCTTGGGGATGGAACAAATATGGCCAGCTTGGAAATGGAACTGTTAAAAATTCGCACGAACCAACTTTGATATCTGGAATTGTTTGCAGGTATATAAAAAAGGATAAGCATCAATAG
- the LOC135935919 gene encoding RCC1 and BTB domain-containing protein 1-like, giving the protein MISGNFGRIRDLAAKYYYSVSAAVTEADEVFAWGEFNGEINIIPTKTSLTSLDEVFAKIPNDAVTFRPLRLKRDDEQSEEKNTANESPEWEWLKKSFGDVESADVVFVVEGKKIHAHKTILILRCAVFRTMFLGNWKESNEREQIIDYHSYDAFFAFLKYFYTNEVDLQPDLALELFALANFYQMTDLQKECLKIIKRGVTVENAASIYDKAVLLAAEELKEFVLKFCMGHMNAVLNSDGFKLLNSDVAKDFVLHAAQQGAFKK; this is encoded by the exons GATAAGAGACTTAGCTGCCAAATACTATTACTCTGTTAGTGCAGCAGTCACAGAAGCAGATGAAGTATTCGCTTGGGGTGAATTCAATG gcGAAATAAACATCATTCCGACAAAAACCTCATTGACTTCACTGGATGAGGTTTTTGCGAAAATTCCAAATGACGCCGTTACATTCCGACCATTGCGTCTAAAACGTGACGATGAGCAGTCAGAAGAAAAGAACACTGCAAACGAAAGTCCGGAATGGGAATGGCTCAAGAAATCTTTTGGTGACGTC GAATCTGCTGACGTTGTTTTTGTTGTCGAGGGAAAGAAAATCCACGCGCACAAAACAATTCTGATATTGCGATGCGCCGTCTTCAGGACCATGTTCCTGGGCAATTGGAAAGAGAGCAACgaaag AGAGCAAATCATCGACTATCACAGCTACGATGcatttttcgcctttttgaAATACTTCTACACCAACGAGGTTGATTTGCAGCCAGATTTGGCTCTAG agctaTTCGCGTTGGCCAATTTCTATCAAATGACTGATCTGCAAAAGGAGTgcctgaaaattatcaaaagagGCGTGACCGTGGAAAACGCTGCATCGATTTACGATAAAGCAGTTCTACTTGCTGCCGAG GAACTCAAGGAGTTCGTTCTGAAGTTCTGCATGGGGCACATGAATGCTGTTTTGAACAGTGATGGCTTCAAGCTCTTGAACAGCGATGTCGCGAAAGATTTCGTCCTTCATGCTGCGCAGCAAGGagcgtttaaaaaatga